Proteins encoded together in one Lathyrus oleraceus cultivar Zhongwan6 chromosome 5, CAAS_Psat_ZW6_1.0, whole genome shotgun sequence window:
- the LOC127088350 gene encoding uncharacterized protein LOC127088350 encodes MANLRRPYSKDKDSMFNVNGGRCKKHPKHVQSPGVCSLCLKDKLDQLSSSSSSSSTSQKTNSASCSSSSSSLSSYYSSSSVSSCSSPMHDGSDFSTIFLFHKHGGLRKSKSMAVVPRRRNKDTRDQYSKKSGFWFNLFHPNYKNKRMVTVAS; translated from the coding sequence ATGGCAAACCTAAGAAGACCTTATTCAAAAGACAAAGACAGCATGTTCAACGTTAATGGTGGTCGTTGCAAGAAACATCCCAAACATGTACAATCACCTGGTGTGTGTTCTCTATGTTTGAAAGACAAACTTGATCAACTATCTTCTTCATCTTCTAGTTCTTCCACTTCTCAGAAAACAAACTCTGCTTcttgttcttcatcttcttcttctctgTCTTCCTACTACTCTTCCTCTTCAGTCTCTTCTTGTTCTTCTCCAATGCATGACGGATCTGATTTCTCTACTATCTTTCTGTTTCACAAACATGGTGGACTTAGGAAGAGTAAATCAATGGCTGTTGTTCCAAGAAGGAGAAACAAAGATACTAGGGATCAATATAGTAAGAAAAGTGGGTTTTGGTTTAACTTGTTTCATCCTAATTATAAGAACAAGAGAATGGTGACTGTAGCTAGCTAA